One window from the genome of Bacillus carboniphilus encodes:
- the menC gene encoding o-succinylbenzoate synthase: MSIPIKKITLHKLRMRLKNPFATSFGTLQDKEFFIIEMEDGEGNRGFGESVAFISPWYTEETVQTNEHIMRDFLIPLLFQQPINHPDEVTQIFSVIRRNNMAKAAIEGAVWDLFAKRENLSLSKALGGTKTEIDVGIAIGIQASIPDLLHIIEEKVQQGYKRVKLKIKPGSDLEVLREVRSHFPDLPLMADANSAYTLQDIEHLKKLDDFNLLMIEQPLAHDDIVDHAILQKQLKTPICLDESIHSSDDARKAIELGSCRIINVKIGRVGGLTESKKIHDYCVTHDVPIWCGGMLEAGVGRAHNIALTSLDQFILPGDTAGSSHYWEQDIIQPEVVVQNGTIQVPDSPGIGYEINREALERFTIDRKVYTP, encoded by the coding sequence ATGAGCATACCTATAAAAAAAATAACGTTACATAAGCTCCGGATGAGACTGAAAAATCCATTCGCCACGAGCTTCGGTACTTTGCAGGATAAGGAGTTTTTCATTATTGAAATGGAGGACGGGGAAGGAAATAGAGGATTTGGCGAATCAGTTGCCTTCATTAGTCCGTGGTACACTGAGGAAACGGTTCAAACGAATGAACACATCATGCGGGACTTTTTAATCCCACTATTATTCCAACAGCCAATCAACCATCCGGATGAAGTAACCCAAATCTTCTCTGTGATTCGTCGGAATAACATGGCGAAAGCGGCAATAGAAGGAGCCGTCTGGGACCTGTTTGCCAAGCGGGAAAACCTCTCCCTTTCAAAAGCTTTAGGTGGAACTAAAACTGAAATTGATGTCGGCATTGCTATTGGAATTCAAGCTTCCATTCCTGATTTGTTACACATAATAGAAGAGAAGGTGCAACAAGGCTACAAACGGGTTAAGTTAAAGATAAAGCCAGGCAGCGACCTAGAGGTTCTAAGAGAAGTGAGAAGCCATTTTCCTGACTTACCACTTATGGCAGATGCGAACTCAGCATACACATTACAGGATATCGAGCATCTAAAGAAACTGGATGATTTCAACCTGCTAATGATTGAGCAACCTTTAGCACACGACGACATCGTGGATCATGCTATCCTTCAGAAGCAACTTAAGACCCCCATCTGTTTGGATGAAAGCATTCATTCATCCGATGACGCGAGAAAAGCTATCGAGTTAGGAAGCTGTCGGATTATCAATGTGAAAATTGGACGTGTGGGTGGCCTAACGGAATCTAAGAAAATTCATGATTATTGTGTAACGCATGATGTTCCAATCTGGTGTGGGGGAATGTTGGAGGCTGGCGTAGGCCGAGCTCACAATATTGCTCTAACTTCGTTGGATCAGTTTATTTTACCAGGAGATACGGCTGGTTCCTCTCATTACTGGGAGCAGGACATTATTCAGCCTGAAGTAGTGGTTCAAAATGGTACCATTCAAGTGCCAGATTCTCCGGGAATTGGATATGAAATCAATCGTGAGGCTCTAGAGAGGTTCACGATAGATCGAAAAGTGTATACTCCGTGA
- a CDS encoding M20 peptidase aminoacylase family protein has translation MIFSTKGNYKKGRLVDVNESIKQKIQEIFNHLHAHPEVSWKEFQTTEYIAAILRENGCRVQTFDDCTGVIGELGQGLPVVAVRADIDALWQEVDGEFRANHSCGHDAHMAMVLGVMYALKDKPIQGTVRFIFQPAEEKGTGALTLVDKGVVDDVDYLYGVHLRPIQEIPNGTAAPAIHHGAARFVQGKITGDDCHGARPHLGANAIEVGADLVKMIQGMHMDPMVPHSAKMTAFQAGGESSNIIPGSATFSLDLRSQSNDVMEAMMEKIEAGVKLLENHHGVSIQLEVKANVAAAVSNDDATQHMQRAITSILGEENTKDPLVTTGGDDFHFYTIKRPNLKATMLGLGCDLEPGLHHPLMTFNHEALKTGTEILTKVILDTLNSSK, from the coding sequence CTCAACTAAAGGAAACTACAAAAAAGGTAGGTTAGTAGACGTGAACGAATCCATTAAACAGAAAATCCAAGAAATCTTTAACCATTTACACGCCCATCCAGAGGTGAGTTGGAAAGAATTCCAAACCACTGAGTATATCGCAGCGATTTTAAGAGAAAATGGATGCCGAGTCCAAACGTTTGATGACTGTACCGGAGTGATTGGGGAGCTAGGACAGGGATTGCCAGTCGTCGCTGTAAGGGCTGATATCGATGCACTCTGGCAGGAGGTTGACGGGGAGTTTCGCGCCAATCACTCCTGTGGTCATGATGCGCACATGGCCATGGTGTTAGGTGTGATGTATGCATTGAAAGACAAACCTATTCAAGGAACCGTTCGCTTCATTTTTCAACCTGCCGAAGAAAAAGGGACAGGAGCTTTAACATTAGTTGATAAAGGGGTCGTCGATGATGTCGATTATCTCTACGGGGTTCATCTCCGCCCGATTCAAGAAATACCAAATGGAACAGCTGCTCCAGCCATCCATCATGGGGCTGCACGATTTGTTCAAGGAAAAATAACAGGCGATGATTGCCATGGAGCAAGACCACACCTTGGTGCCAATGCCATCGAAGTAGGGGCTGACCTTGTCAAAATGATTCAAGGCATGCACATGGACCCAATGGTTCCACACTCCGCTAAGATGACAGCTTTTCAAGCAGGTGGAGAGAGTTCAAACATCATTCCTGGCTCTGCTACATTTAGCTTAGACCTGCGTTCCCAGTCCAATGACGTAATGGAGGCGATGATGGAAAAAATTGAAGCGGGGGTAAAGCTGCTTGAAAATCATCATGGAGTTTCCATTCAACTAGAGGTTAAAGCTAACGTAGCTGCCGCAGTTTCAAATGATGATGCCACCCAGCATATGCAGCGTGCCATTACTTCTATATTAGGTGAAGAGAACACAAAAGATCCACTTGTCACTACAGGTGGAGATGATTTTCATTTTTACACGATTAAACGCCCAAACCTAAAAGCAACGATGCTTGGTTTAGGCTGTGATCTAGAACCTGGACTGCACCATCCTTTAATGACGTTTAATCATGAAGCACTAAAGACAGGAACCGAAATATTAACAAAAGTCATTCTGGACACGCTAAACAGTAGTAAATAG